Sequence from the Cucumis sativus cultivar 9930 chromosome 1, Cucumber_9930_V3, whole genome shotgun sequence genome:
AGCTTTAGAAAAGATGAGCAACCTCGTTTTTCTTCATAAGatcttatattttgaaaacaataaatctcaaacccttttatttatttttctttttcaaccttGAGATTGAACATGATTTTCCAAGTCTAAAAAGATGTCTTTAATTCCTATCAATAAACTATTCTAGCAAAGAGCTCTACAAGCATTTTACCACACCACTATGGCTTTTAATACCCAACAGAGCCCACGAAATACCTCATGAAGGGAATAAGCTGTGAATAAAATCACATCTTTGATCTATAAGTTTTATACAAAAATCACATCTTCACATCATgccaaaagaaacaaagctGACTTAAAACCAAACTAGTAAGATAAGCAATACCATTTTAGGGTGTTGCCTCTGCATTAATCTTCCTATTCTTGCTGCTTCCTCTGGACTTCTTGCCGATTTTATCTTTTCCACACAATCCTGAGCTACAGGATCATCGATACCCACAAATTTGTGAGCCTGCATATTCAAGGAAGGTTAGGCACTATACTGCATTTTGAAAGTAAGACGATAATTCAAGCAAAGGGTGGGCATACCTGATAATAATGCTCAACCGTCAACCAAGTGCAACCATTGCCATTTTCATCGGTGAGATGAATGGGGTGACGcgaaaagtttgaaaaagcGCCATAAGGATCCCatgttttgtaaaagaaaataatacttGGCTCATAGGGAGTAACTGTTGGATCAATTGCAAAGGTTTCATCGCAGGAGGGGATTACCGGAGCAACATCTAATATTGGTTGAAGAAATCCACTAACTAACATGTCCTTTCCAATCTGTATGTCAAGGTCAGATCCCAGTCAAAATGGATTATATATATGCTTGTAGATGAAATGTAACAATATGTATGGACATTAGACCATGTGAACCCGGAACATAATATGTACTAGCTCAAGAGAAGGTAAAAGGACAGGTTAACTTGATATCTTTGgtaacaaaaaccaaaaagaaaactaaaaaatgtaacaaGTTCTCCATTTATCcttatttcattcattcaatGAAATGCTTCTTTATCAAGAAAACAAGTTCTCCAATTgactagaaaaacaaattttctgaaaaaaaaaagaagaaaaagaatcaacCATGCTTTAAAATGTTGTAGTGAATTGTACAATAAAACTGTCCAAGTAATTtcatgaattaaaaatgagaCAAATATATCTTCAttaatttctctcaaatatgtttgtgtttttaaatatgttaaaatttgtGTCCAAAAATTGCTAAATCATCACGTGTATTGAATATGTTCAATTATGGGCACCTTACAAAACTTAAGTGTACGTTTCCTATAGCTCATAAGGAAGACCAACTATCCACACCTCTACATGAAAGGACagatcaaatatattttgcaCATCTTATAGAAGATTAACTTggaaaatataacataaagaAATATACGGAAGTGGACATAAGAGAAGTACAATTCCACGTAATCAGCAATATCTTCTAAATGATGAGAACACTATAAATTAGAATTAACCTTCTCATATTCAACATCAATTAGCTCCAAAGCTTGAGACATTTCGACCATGCCAAGCTCACCAACAGGAGATGGAGCATTCTTCCCTCCGATAATCTTAGGAGCAACAAATGCATAAACCTGAACAAACAACAGCATAATTAGAACTGATTTACATGGGtgttaatgaaagaaaatgaggcCCCACGAAGCAACTGCATGCACTCAAGTGTAAATTGCATGTAACAAAAGAAAGGATTAATGCcatatcatttcaaaataatagatTCAATTAGATTGATATCCAATAGGTGTTAGTGCCAAAGGATTACCAACATGTCAGACAGACAGACACAAACACAACTCAAGTAAGGCATACATGTCGTTggttttcattatatattagataaagTTTTCTATGGTGTAATACacctaaaagaaagaaaagtccATTGCATactgttttctttaaataaataagaggtATACATCAGGGAATTAACTGTACAtatcagaaaagaaaagatcatAACCTCGTGTATTACTCCACCCGCAATGGCTGAAGCTGCAAGTGTTCCTCCACACTCccacaaaattgaaagaaatccACGATCATGAAAATATTCCATCACATCTCGAGGGTTTAGATTATCAAACTCCACTACTTCAACTCCTTTTGATGCAAGTAGTTTCTGGAAACTCCTTTTAGTACCTCTCTGCGTTACAACCATGGTTGACATACCCTTTGTATCCCAAACATTTGCTTGTTCAGGAAGATTGAGAGTCCTTGACATGACAACCCGTAGAGGAATATGCCCACCACCGTGTCTTGCAGTCAGTCGAGGATCTATTTCAGAGGACGTCATTGGGGGAAAAACAATGAAGCAATACTAACAAGTAACAACTCAGTTCCactaaatgaaaagaaacagaaaatggcaaaactcACCATCCTGGCGTACAGTATTGCCTCCTACTATAACAGCATCACTTCTTCCTCGTAATTGAAAAACTCGTCGTCTAGATGAAACACTACTAATCCATGCAGCATGACCAGAACTTGCAGCAATTTTCCCTGATAGTTAATATAAAATCACTTCAATGctatttttcatttgcatATACAATAGGATTctaattaaaccaaaatgcTACGTTTAACCAGATGAGAAAAAAGTTCCTTGAAAATAAGACGTCGTATATAATCAAGAGGATTAAGCCATCCTCTAAAACCAACAGAGAAATAAAACAGCACATTCACCTAAGCTATTCTcttgaaataaaaaggaaaatgaagctACAATACTAACCATCAAGAGTCATCGCATATTTAAGTACAGAGAAAGGCACTCGAGAAGAAGCTTTACAAATCAATGGAGCATTAACAAGGAGACATGCTTTTCGAGCTTCCTATAAGAAAAATCAACACTTCGTATAAGTGATCTGCATAATAATTATCTaagcaaaacattatgaaaaactaaaatggcttgagaaaaagaaaagggggaaAGAAAGGAATCGATCCAATTTTATTGTATGTACCACTAGACAGGAAAACGGAAATGAACCTTAACATATCAATACAAGGCCTAGCAAAAGGGAGGCAAGGAATCATAATTCAACTATTCAAACTAATTACCTCTACTGCTCTGCTCTTTAGCTCCTCTCCAAGAACATCAACAAGAACCCCTTGATTTCTTAAAGCTTTCACAGCATTTCCTCTTAGATGTTGCAACGGATGCCTCATTCCAACAACTACCCTTTCAATCCCTGCCTAATTGTACAGTCTCAATCGTTAATTTCATAATAAGAGtaatgataaaaacaaaaacaaaaaaaagcaaCATCATCTAAGTTAACAAGATTCACTAGCCAAACATATTAATTCTAAATCAGGTTTAAAAAAGAGACTTCAAACCGCATTCCTTGAACAGAAAATTTATactaattgaattaaaaacaaatcaattaaaaGAGTGAAAGCTGCAATCAAACCTGGACTAAAGCGGCCACGGCAGTATTGTCACTGGGGCAATCACTGGATTCCAAATTGAGAAACGCCGTAGCACCACGGCACCGCTCACCGGCAGCTTGAACTGCTTGAAGCTCAGCAGATTCAGTACCCTGACCGTAGAGAAAACCCTCGCCGGCGACGGCACCTGACGAGGTGGTGATGATGCAGCCATAGTTGGGATGAGGAGCGGTGAATCCAGCAGACTTATCAGCAATCTCAGCAGCCCGACGGATGAAGGTGGCTTCAAACAAATGGGAAGTGGAGCTGTTACTGCTGGGATTGGTGGTGGTGGCGGCGGCGGAGACGACGGCGGTGGGGAGACGGTTGGCGTGAAGAATAGGGAAAGAAGCTCCCAATGTGAACACCATGGGAAAAGGAGATGGGGAGAGGGTTTTGGTGTTGATGAATCAAAATTGTTGTGTGGgtgaaaattgaatgaaaagtCAAAGCTTCATAGTCagcatcttcttcttcttcttcttcttcttcttcttggtgTTGCTTACACTTAATTAATGGCATAGAGACAACCATGTTTTTCAttactcatttttttattctcacaTGGATCTATCTATTCTTACTTAAaagatttggttaaattatatCCAAAATAAACCTCTTTCTTAAGGATATTAAACTATTCAAATTGTTaaggttttttatttatttatttattttttattttgaaaaagtttcattttttcaaaatgatctCTAGAGTTTtatcaaaatagaataaaataaagttgaatttgatgTGACAGTGCCAAGTTGGGTATAGGTAAATTTGCTTGAAACTATGAACTTTTCACCATCAAACTATTTAGGTGAACTGGTGAGAGCTATCTtccatttaattttggatacgTTATATACTTCTACTTGACCATAATGTGATATTATAGGCATTGAGTGCTTAGAGGGTAGAATTGACTATCAAAGGGgaaatcaaaccaaaatggAGTTCCAAATCTTCTCTTCTTATCATTTTATGGCACTTGCTTTGAAAGAACAAGTGCAAAGGCTTTGTCCATCTTGAAAGGGATTGAACCTAGCTATATTATGGAGAATTCTTAAAGTTTTTACTTCTCTTACTTTTGTTGGGTTTTAAAGTTGCACTATATAAGATCTCTTCCATAACTCTTAAAACCCTTTCTAAACCTCttatttccttattttattCTCACATTGCCCAACCGCTAGTACCACCACGGTCATCGTCAAGTACTACTCACCTTGTCCCCCAAAACGTGGTTGTCATCCTCAGCTTCACTTTGTGCACCACTAGTAGAATGGTGTGGGAGTttgattttctctcttttttcctccTGTTTTCTCataatctctctctcacttGTATTCATAGTAAGCCAAGTTGCAACTGTTTGCATTGTGCCATCGCTGAACCATACAATAGGAAGCATTTCCACTTGTTAGGTTATTGTTCCTTGGCATTTCCTTTAAGATGGGTTAGTTTGTTACTGATAAGGCAATCCCAATCCTCAATCCAAAGATTCAAGCTATTACCGTAGcaaaaacctttgaaataaaaaactaacacCTCCTTATACTAATTTAGATCAACCAAGAGAAAGTTAGGATTAAATTACCTCTTAGATCGAAGATCTAGAAGCAAGATTTGGAAatcttgttctaaattgagtCAATCCATAATCAAACTTAATCAATGTTAGATTGAATGGCTCGAACGCATTCTATCATAAGAATTGCAAATTAAGGGAAAACTCTCGAAATGAGATTTCAAATTGCattcataaaaaattttgtgtttacaAATGAAAGGATAAAGGCATTATATAACCTTGTAGAGGTtctatcttaattaataaaaataccaaaagtGTTTAAAACATTAACTAATCTTTTTATCTTCCAACCACCATCTTTAATACTAAGCTATTAATGGTAGTTACcctaatttgttaaattaaaacaaataaaaatatgatattaagtAATTCATGAGGTCTTCAAATTGTTGGCTTCAAGGAAACTTAATCTCTACCTCATAGTCCACTTCAATCGAGAAAATATTGACCTTCAAATCTCCAAATGGTCTTTCGTCTCTTGTATTAGTATATGGCACATGAAATTCATGGTGAATCGACTCTATCCATTATTGTACATGAAGAATGAATGATTGGTGAATCTTTGATGTTTTAGATCTTGTAATTGGTCCTTTCGGAATGACTGGAACACCATGATTCCCATGGTTACTAAATTAGTATCTAATTGTTAGATTTTGGCCTTGAATGATCACCTTAGATTAATATCACACCTCTTTCCAGATCACCTCCTCTTGATTTGAGGGATGGCGTGAAGTTTACCAATATCGTTCTCCTCTCAACAATACTTGCGAACCCTAACTTCACTTGAAAATCACACAAAAGCAAATAACACAACTCTAAAAAAAGATGTAATATAAGAACTCAAGTGCAACCCattttataacataatttcaaaataaatcttaCATAGACTATTAATACAGACCATAGATTCCTTAACTATAAGAACCAACCCTCACTTCTCACAACATAAAACTCACTATAACTTAGACATATTTACAAGATTGTATGTACATAAAAGTACAATTTACCCAACAATATACTAAAGAAAAGATGGAACTCTTTAGCAGATGGACAACAACATATCAGGCTTTGGGAGCACCGTCTCTACTTGGAAAGTGgtaaacaattttgaaaaagtgagCTAAAAAGCCCAATGAATAGGTTTTAGAAACAAGCACACGATAAAAAGTTGAGTCAAATAAACTCATAAAATCTCAGGTTTTTCCTCATTTATATCAGATATCAAATCCTCAGAAGATGGTCAAGTTAATCAATACCGAATCCAACATAGTCCACAGCTCAAATAGTAGAGTAAGACGTCCCTACCTGAATCCCCAACTCTACCTTAGAGATAGACGTCCCTACCTGAATCCTCAAAGGTAGGTGTTTCTACCTCAAAATTCCTCAACACGTCTAATAATCTATCCTATAGGGTTGTAGTTGTAACAAGATAACTTGGTATagataaaaacatgtttaaaatCATAAGCTTTGAAAATAATACCTCAAACCATAAACCATAAACCATAAACCATGCACCATGCCTTACTACAACCTTTATAAACTCATTTCTCTTGCTAGTCAGAAATGCACCTCAACAATTTGTGCTCAATAAATACTTTATATAAATCGCATGCTTTAGAAATAGCTCATTAATCGGATTAAACTCAAATCATGTTAAAACATTTCGGTAGCAAATTCATATAGATATCCTTATTTGAAATACATTTTGTCACTCACATATAAAGGCTAGATCCTTGGTCTATAAATTTTTCTCAATCTTCTCTTTacctaaaataatgatatttaaatccaaaataatCTCTTAGGTCTAGAGAATATCCAAACTTTGCCCAAAAACtgtaaagatattaaaaaatttctaaaaaatggcATTTTGGCACGGCTAGCGCTCATGGCATAGGTGACAGGCTGCACGTGCACACGTAGGTTTAAAGGCCTGGCCCTGTGCTAACTCAAAGTCCTAGCACGCCGCACACACCTCATGCACGCTGCACGTTGTGTGCGTGTGCCTAGGATTGGTCGTGCACTCCATGTGTCACTCGCCATGCTTTGGGACATCCTTGTTTGCATGTGCATGACACCTTGTATGGCCTAGCACGCTCCTCATGTCACTTAGCCTTCTGGTGGACTTGATCTTTGCATGCTCTAAGGCTTAAATAACCTCACTTGCATAATTTTCATGCATATCTCACATTGTCATCCTGGCTTTCTGCCCATCGTTGGACCTTGTccagaattttaattttcatctaaAAACTTTACTCGAGTTTGGAGCTTAATAACTTCCAATATAGAACTAAAATCAAGAAACTTTCTTCTATAAGCTTGTTTAGAAATGTCTTAACTAACTTACCTCAAACgttcaacaaaatatttcaagtatttaattatgtaGCTCCAAAATACTTAGCACTGTCCAACCCTAAaccttaaaccctaaaccctaaatctttaaataataagataatttgattaagaatAAAGTACCTTAGTATATGGGGTGTtacaaaaccattttcttataatataaatgtttttggtAAATGAAACTTTCCAAAActaaaagtgtttcaaaattaaataattattaatcgATTTTCCCTTTGTCGTTAATATTATGACGGTTGATGTCTCCCTCActcactatatatatttgtttcattcTTCTATTCTAAATATACATAGAAAAATAACACAATGATTTTGTTCTCTTCCAAAAATTCTCTCTGTCGTCTACCGAGCATTATAGTGTCTATTTGACTGTAGAGAATGTCAATAAGTTTATGTGTAATTCTGATTGAAGAACGAGGTTGTTTTATCTTGGGGATGATGGGACGATCAAATCTGTTTGCACAAAAGTGCAGAGTCATGAAACGTCTTAAAAAAGCGTGATTCATGACTCAtccattttctaatttgtttctgttttgcAGTATATATGCGCTTTGACCAGGAGATTTGATAAGGCATTTTCATTCTAACCAGGCAACAAGTGAGGTTATCATTAGGTGTTTTAACTAGTACGTGAGATTGAACATTTGGTGAATTGATCGTTAGGTGTTCTGACTAGTTGGCAACTTAACTATTACGCAAGCTGACTAAAGAAGGCATTCTAACCAAGCGAGATACCAGCACACTACAGGAGATACAAGTCAAGAAAGTACATGTTTTGTCTAGGCGTTAAGGCTTCTCAATGAATCATTCCTTCTAGGTGAATTgcaacaacaaattttatagtCATTTGTCATTTTATAGCCATCAGACAATAGTTATTTTATAGCCATTATCAATTACTTGGAGATCGAATCTGGTATATAACTTATTCTTGACAATTTGATATGAATGATcttgaattaatttattatatagatttaaagtatttttgcTAACATTTTTTACAAGAAATTAGTCATTTATAAGATGACTCATGAGgaattaatcatttaaattatgagGATTTGCATTATAAGAcgtatttaattgattttttcttttgccttAAAAACCCttctaaagattttttttataaaaacatttaaaatgaGGAATAATTTCTACGAGGAAAACTAAACTTTCGAATTTTCCAACCCAATcctctaaaaattaaatgaaaattattgtaaatgaaatGGGGGCGACGAGGATATATACAGGGACAAGATAATCATCCTTGTTCTTGCCCCAACCCTTGTGGATAAATTGTGAGGTTAACACACAGCCTCGATGGAAAtgtatgttttattttcataattatgtaataaaactataacattgtataaaacaataaatatcaAGATATTTAAACTACATGATTTTCACAAATTAAACTTAGTTAGAGAATTACATACCTTGATTCATGAAAGGTTTTCTTAGAGATTGTGTTTCTCTCACTTGCCctcaacttaattaatttttttgatggGGAAGAGTGAACTACTTGAATGAGGCAGTGAGATGACCAATCCTTAAGGTTCTCTTTATAGACACCACTCACCGTCATGTTTAATTGGGgcattatttttttacctaatgggcctaataaaataataagtctcaaagagataaaataacatataatgaATATGGGccacattaataataatattatatttaaaatgaatataacaTTCTTCCACTAGGTCCACTTACATTGTTTACCATATACGTTCATATACATAATGCGCAAAATTAGACTTCATAATATATCATGTCGAGTCAAAGAAACTACTAAAAAATCATGACGGTCATACATCATTGCATTAACATACTCCCTTCCATGTGTTACTGAAATAGTTCTTCTATTAACATGATCTATAATAAAGATAATCAATAATGATCCAACAATAAGTGTTTTTATCAAAGACAATATCCTGGTTGATTTACataattcatttatgtatatactaATCATAAGAATAGAACcatgagataaaataaaaaacaataaataaatgagcTCAAAGTGTCAAATAACATAATCTTGATTTCAATAATGATATCTACTAATGCCCATACGTTTAACATGATCATTTGGTGGCAATCCTTTAGTTAGTAGATCTGCAATCATAAGTTTAGTGCTAATGTGTTTGATTGACACTCTTTGTTTATGAACTTCTTCTTTAACaacaaagtattttaattCCATAAGTTTAGCACCTTTAGACTAATTGTCGATTCttttagaagaaaactacTGCAGAATTATCACAATAATCCTCAACGGCTTGGCAATACTGTCTACAATTCCAAATCTTGAGATAAAGTTCTCCACGCATGAAACatgaattataatttatttcaaagcATGCTACAAGTTCAACTTATTTAGGGGATGCACAACAATACACTGCTTCGTACATTTTCATGAAGTTGTTCCTTCAgctaatagaaacaaaaagcCTAAAGTGGATTTTCGTGTATCCACACATCTGACAAAATCTGAATATGAATATTCAATCACCTCAAGATGATTAGATCTCTTGTAAGTAAACATATAGAACAAGTATTACAATTAAACTTACTCCCACTAATCCTTATCTATATATATCGATTAAcgatgttttctttaaaaccaaaaaatatgATGGTATCATTGAACTTAAGATACCATTGTCTGAAAGCTTGTTTAAGTCCATATATTGACATCTTTAATTTACACAccatattttccttttcttcaaccatTAATTCTTCTAGTTGATTCATGAACACTTCTTCatctaaattttcatttagaaaGGCATAttttacatccatttgatgAACCTTTAAATCATAATGAGCTACTAATGTCATAATAATTCTTaatatgtcattttttttagacatAAGAAAATGTCTAATTGTAGTCAATGTCTTTTTTATGAGTATAACCTTTGACAACAAGTCTAGTCTTGTATCATTCGATATTGCCATTTGAGTCATGTTTGGTCTTAAAGACCCATTTACACCCAACTCTTTTACTTACTTTAGACAATTCTACAAGATCCTAAACTTCATTAtcattcattaattttaactctttCTTTCATGGCATCTAACCATTTGGCAAAATTATCTTCTTTAATGGCTTGTGAAAACAAAACTGGATCATTATTAATACTTCAGTCAAATTTTGACTCATGCAAATAAATCACATAGTCATTAGAGACAACTGATCTTCTTTGTCTTACAGACCTTCTTAACTCTATTTCTTGTGATCTATCAGTTACATGTTCATTTGTTATAACATCATTATGTGATGTTTGATCATTAATTTGTTCTTCTTGTGGATTATTAACATAGTCAACAACTATATGAATAGCAACTTGAAAAGAAGTTATAGATGAAGGAATTTCCACCCTAACttcttgaattttcatttACGGGATTCCAAACTTCCACTAGTTACGTCATTCTTAATTAACCTTACATTTCTAGTTTCAACTATTCTCATACTATGGTTaagataataaaatctatacccttttgatttttctgGATAACTAATGAAGAACCAATCTAGTTTCTTTTAGTGTCGATTATAAATTCTTAGTTCTACTTGACAACCTCAAACATGCATGTGCCCTAAACTACGTTTTTTTACTGTCCATAATTCAAAAGATATCTTTAGAACTGACTTACTGGGAACtctgtttaataaatattgagcAGTTCTTAATGCATACATCCACAAGAACACAagtaaagataaattaataaacatgttTCTAATCATATTCATTAATGTACGATTACGCCTTTCTACAAAACCATTATGTTGTGGTGTTTTTAGTATTGTGTATTGAGCACATATATCATGACTTACTAGTAATTTAGCAAATGAGTCAAAACAATGTGCTTTCTCAACGTAAgttccataaattttataaaatccttgacattttcaaaattgtaattgTAAACTTGATATTGTTTACTACAATCATTCGTATAAACATTAGGCTcaatctatttgatttttccaaGCTTTATAGAAATATCTATTCTCATCACCGCTAGCAAAAGTAAGTGCAACAGGTTTCTCACTTAAAAGTGTTAAATCAAGATCCAAAACTCTAAGATGGAATCAGATTTGTTTGTATCAATTAGAGAAATTGAGTATGTTAAACTAGATTATAGATGTAAAATGCGAATGAACAGAAACGGGAGCATATGCtacaatttcaaaatgaatatGCTTATACATTATtgctttgaaaaatatataaacataaagaTATAACATAGATTtagataatattaaataatcattAATATCTATATTGAAGTTCTTCTTTGGAAGGCACGATAATGTACAatctttataatatttaatttcacataattgataatttaaatgcttaaataaattagataCATTAGTTATCTTTagatataataacaatatctaACCCAACATATGATCAATTAACCACAAtaagattcaaaattataaaactactAATTACCTTTGAgcaaattaattgttttataataatgaaaatcaaTACACTTATGACAAATCATTAATGTTTCATAATACCATCTCATTCATCAGCATCAAATGGATTTGACAATCTGGCCACTTTGGTGAATAACAAACGGTTCATAACATAGACATCATGATAAAACAAttccaattaattaaccacaataagattaaaaattataaatctaCTCATTATCTTTGagcaatttaattaaatgttttataataatgaaaatcaatatactcatgataatatatatttatgttttataatacCATATCATTCATTAGAGTAATTTAGTTAActttaatatgatatatattgaaCTTACTAATTTGGTCACTTTGGTGACTAACAAATTATTcgtaacatatatatattacaacaaAACAGTCGTAAACGACAATGATAATTGAACTAACGtaactttaatttgatatttataacACTTAATAATTTGACCACTTTGACgactaacaaattatttaatttatattatatttatatatatatatatataatatatatatatatatatatatatatatatatatatatcaaataatcacaaacaaatatatatgctttaaattatttgtgaGTTAAGCATAACACAAAACgacaataaaacataatttgttGTACCAAATTTTATGGAACTTAAACATgcataatttaaaacattataatattttaaatttaagcaACTCAATCATGAGAAAAATAGTAACATTAATGGAGTAATTAAGAATCTAATTAATCTCTAATAACTTtaatccaaaaagaaaaatatatgaattttagaaaactcTAACTTTGATAGTGTGATTATCTTTTGTGATTATCTCTAGATgatatctt
This genomic interval carries:
- the LOC101206129 gene encoding riboflavin biosynthesis protein PYRR, chloroplastic, coding for MVFTLGASFPILHANRLPTAVVSAAATTTNPSSNSSTSHLFEATFIRRAAEIADKSAGFTAPHPNYGCIITTSSGAVAGEGFLYGQGTESAELQAVQAAGERCRGATAFLNLESSDCPSDNTAVAALVQAGIERVVVGMRHPLQHLRGNAVKALRNQGVLVDVLGEELKSRAVEEARKACLLVNAPLICKASSRVPFSVLKYAMTLDGKIAASSGHAAWISSVSSRRRVFQLRGRSDAVIVGGNTVRQDDPRLTARHGGGHIPLRVVMSRTLNLPEQANVWDTKGMSTMVVTQRGTKRSFQKLLASKGVEVVEFDNLNPRDVMEYFHDRGFLSILWECGGTLAASAIAGGVIHEVYAFVAPKIIGGKNAPSPVGELGMVEMSQALELIDVEYEKIGKDMLVSGFLQPILDVAPVIPSCDETFAIDPTVTPYEPSIIFFYKTWDPYGAFSNFSRHPIHLTDENGNGCTWLTVEHYYQAHKFVGIDDPVAQDCVEKIKSARSPEEAARIGRLMQRQHPKMIRSDWRTAKLDTMYRALKCKFSSYPHLKSMLLSTAGSVLVEASPHDLFWGGGRDGEGLNYLGRLLMQLRAEFLGQSTTPNSSTTEFN